The Magnetococcus marinus MC-1 genome contains the following window.
TTTTAAAAAAATCCCCCTACAAATTGGTCATGGCCAGCAACGGATTGGAAGCACTGGAAGAATTTAAAAAACAACCCTTTGATCTGGTCTTGACAGACATTCAAATGCCCATTATGGATGGGTATGAAGCGATCCGTCAGATCCGGCAATGGGAAAGCAGCCAAAAGATGACCACCCGCACACCCATTATCGCCTTAACCGCCCATGTGATGAAGGAAGAAGCCGAACAGATCGAACAGGCGGGGGGAGATCTCCACCTGAGCAAACCCATTCAGAAAAAACGCTTGTTGGAAGTCATTCAAACCCTTACCCATGACAACCGACTTAGCGTACGCTAAAGCATATCCCATCTGGCACGCCATCTAGCAGGCTAGGCCAGCTGCTCTGAGATTGATTCATGACCCGTAAAGAAGGAGGCAAACCTGTGCCCCAACAAACCCCGACGCTGAGTCAACGTATTGAAGCGCTACAAGCCCGTATGGAGCGTGCCACAGCCGAATTGTTGACCGTCGGCAAAGAGGTCCAGCAACTGTTACTCGAAGCTAAGGCTAGCTGCCCTCCGTCAGAACCCGCACAGGCCGAGGCATCTTTGCTCAACCCACCCGCCCTCCCCCCCACACTCAATGCCCCACTGCCTTGCCTCGCCCCCGATATGGAGATTATTCTTTATACAGATGGGGCATGCAGTGGCAACCCCGGACCGGGTGGATGGGGGGTGCATGGTCGTTATGGAGAACAGATGGCGGATCAGATGGGGTGGGCACCCCAGACAACCAATAACCGCATGGAGATGTTAGCCGCCATTCATGCCCTAGAGCCTCTACCTGAGGGTAGCCGTGTCAAAATTATTACCGATTCTGCTTATGTGAAAGATGGTATTACCAAATGGATCCATGGCTGGAAAGTGCGGGGTTGGAAAAAAAGTGATGGCAATACCGTGCTCAATGTCGACCTATGGAAACGCCTGGATGCCGCACGCCAAAACCGGGATGTTACCTGGCAGTGGATTAAAGGACACGCAGGTCACGCCGGTAATGAGCAGGCGGATCGTTTGGCCCGTAACGCCATTACTCAGGGTCAAGCCGGGGCCTTAGAGCCCGATAGTGCGGGTTAAGGGCGGTATATACCGCGCCTTGCCCATCAACAGGTGCATCCCCTGAAAGCCCCTACTCGGTAGGAAAAACCCAGCACAAATCAAGCTGCTCCCCCTTGCACATTACCGATGCAGGTGCGTCTCCTCCGCCGCAGATTACCCCTTAATGATGCGCAAAAGCTCTACCCTAAACGATGAAATCCTTACACATGAGAGCGATCCACACCACGCCCCCTACCAAGAAGCCACAAGGATGGCTCGTCTTGAATAGATTTTGTGTGATGTAATTGTCTCTTTTTGACGCTTTTTTTACCCATTTTCGGGTAAAATACCGCATAATGGGGTATCCGATAGGTGGGTTAACAACAGTAGCCTTGCAGACAAAGCGCATTCAAATGAATCAAAATCTTACAAATCGCAACACACAGCTGTTTGATCATGGAGACCACTATGTGCTGGAGCTGCGCCCCCCTTTTGGTCCCCAAGCACATAACGATTTTGAGCAAATTTCTCTGCACATATAAAAAAGTGCCCAACTACGCATTGATATGAGACATATCCAAGCGATCAACAGCGTTGAATTAGGACTATTTTTGATCCTAAAAAACAATCTTCCCCATTGTTCGATCCAGATTTTTGGCCTTGAGGAGGAGATGATCAGGCTCTTTCACTTAGCAGGCTTTGACAAACTGTTTGAACTAACGCACTGAGCTTAAACGCGGACGAGCTATCCGCATCCACACGGCTACCCACCTCAATGATAGGGTTCATTGAATCAGCCGAAGGGTAAGGTTACGCCTGTCAAAAAATAGCGTAACGCACGGCCAATCCATAAAGGGCCTGTTTCAACCTTAACATCCCACTTTAACGGGGTTTCTCAAAGGAACCCCCATCTACAACAGCCCCCCCCTCTGCTTCGATCTAACCCAAAATAGATATAGACCCTCTTTGGCCTTGGCCGCTTAGGCTCTAAACTTGGTAGTAGTCGCGGTACCACGCGACAAACTTACCGATGCCCTCCTCCACCGTGGTTTGTGGACGGTAGCCTATATCTTCAACCAAATTACTGACATCCGCATAGGTGTCGGGAACATCCCCTTTTTGTAGGGGGAGAAAATTCTTCTTCGCTGCAATGCCCAAGGTAGACTCCAACACCTCAATATAGCGCATGAGTTCGACTGGTTCGTTATTGCCGATATTATAGATACGGTAAGGGGAGAGACTGGTTGCAGGATCTGGATTTTGTCCCGTCCAAGCTTCGTTGGGTTGCGCAATTTTGTCCAATACCCGCTCAACACCATTCACAATATCGTCAATGTAGGTAAAATCCCGCATGTGCCGCCCATGGTTAAACACATCAATGGGCTCGCCTGCCAGCATTTTACGGGTAAACATAAACAGTGCCATGTCAGGCCGTCCCCACGGCCCATAAACCGTGAAAAAACGCAAACCCGTCACCGGCAGTCGAAAGATATGGCTGTAGGCATGGGCCATCATCTCATTGGATTTTTTGGTTGCTGCGTAGAGACTGACCGGATGCTGGGTACCACTATGCTCAGAGAAGGGCATATTGGTATTGGCCCCATAAACAGAACTGGTCGAGGCGTAGACCAAGTGTTCCACATCATGGTTACGGCATCCTTCCAGAATATTTAGAAAACCCACCACATTGGCATTGATATAAGCATGGGGATTAACCAGCGAATAGCGTACCCCAGCCTGAGCGGCTAAATTGACCACCCGCTGAGGTTTATGGGTTGCAAAAACCTGGGCGACAGCCTGGCTATCCTCCAGATCCACACGTAGATCGGTGTATGCAGGGTGCTCTACATGTCGCGCCAGCCGCGCCTGTTTGAGCGTGACATCATAATAATCATTGAGGTTATCAATACCGATCACCTCATCCCCGCGATCAAGCAGCTTACGGCTCAGTGCCGAGCCAATAAAACCCGCTGCTCCGGTAATTAATACACGCATGATGCACCCTCGTCGGTTCTAGACAAATAACACAATCCTAGGCTAACCCATGGCGCTTTAAGAGCGCTTCTACGCGGGTCACATCTTCGGGGTGGTCCACCCCCACAGATCCTCCCGGCACCTTAACACAGGCAATACGTTTTCCCCGCTCAATAAAGCGCAAGGGCTCGATGCTCTCCGCACGCTCTACAGGCCCCCGCTCCAAGGCGACAAATTCCATTAAGGCATCCCGGGTAAAAGCGTAGAGCCCCACGTGGACTTTATGGTCAAAGCTCGCCTGAAAATCAAGTGGCACGGGCAGACGGCTGAATGTAATCACACAGCCATCCATGGACGGTACCAGATGCACCGTGGAAGGCGATGCTTTTTGCGCTTGGCTGGCTCCATCCATATAGGCCGTCGCCAGACCAATTCCTCGAGGTAGTGCATCCAACAAGCACTGGGCAACCGCATCAATGGTATCAGGATTAATGAGCGGTTCATCCCCTTGCACATTGAGGTAAATATCCGCTTCTTGCTGCTGTGCCACTTCGGCTAGACGATCCGTACCGGTGGGATGGTCATCCCGGGTCATCACCACCGGCATGCCCCGCGCATGGCAGGCCTGTTCAATCCGCGCATCATCGGTTGCGATCACAACAGCATCCACACATGCCGCGCGGCTGGCTTGTTCCCACACCCGCTGGATCATAATTTTACCTGCGATCTCAACCAGTGGTTTGCCAGGAAACCGGCTAGAGGCCCAGCGCGCGGGGATCACCGCAAGCACTCTGGGTGCCCGTTGGGGAGAAAACATAGCAGCTCCTCATGGTATTTTGCATAGACCAGCTAAGGCACTATACTCCGTTTCCCCTCAACAGACACCCTTTCACAGCGTCATTGCCCCCATGAAAAAAGCCAAAGCCTTCCCAAGCAGCATGCCTAACCCGTATACCCCTCTAAAACAAAACACCCGGCTAAAGCAGCCGGGTGTTTTGTTTTACAACTCGCAAGCACGGCGCGTTAAATTTTAAACCGCGCCAATGCCGTTACCATCTGGTCGGCCACACTGGCTACCGTCGATGAGTTGCTCTGCACGTCACCACTAATGCGGCTCAGGTTATCCGCTGCATGGTTGACATTTTTCATGGTATCGGCCACCTGTTTGGCTGACTGAGAGGCCTCTTCAATATTTTCCGCAATCTCACGGCCATTTTGAGTGGTTACCGACAGCGATTGTGTGATCTCACCAATACCCTGACTGGCCTCACCCACGTTGCGAGTAACTTCTGAGATGCCCATGGAGATCTCAGATACATTACGGCTAACTTCATTGATGCCATCGTTGGATTCACTCACCCGACGATGTACCTCCTCGGTTTCCAACGTAACCCCTTGCACATTGTGGGTGATCTCCACCACCGCATCGCTTTGGGTATCCACCGAGTGCAGAATTTCCTGATTGGATTCATCAATAAGCGCGATGGTACGTGAAACCTGATCGGCCCGGTTGGCCACCGCTTTTGAGTGGCTCTGAATTTCATCAATCTTTTCAGAGATCATATGGGTTGCTTCACCGGTTTGACGGGCCAGATCTTTAACTTCATTGGCCACCACCGCAAACCCTTTACCCGCCTCACCCGCACCGGCCGCTTCGATGGAGGCGTTAAGGGCCAGCATATTGGTTTGGTCGGCAATGCTGTTGATCACCTCGACCACCTTGCCAATCTCACGGGCAGACTGGGTTAGGTTTTCCATAACCGAGGCGTTGCTGCGGGCATTATCGGCCGCTTTACCCGATTCGCTGCTGGCATGTTCACATTGGTTGCGCACCACGCCGAAAGATTGGGTTAAATCCGCAATGGCAAGTGCCACACTCTGCACGTT
Protein-coding sequences here:
- the rnhA gene encoding ribonuclease HI; this encodes MEIILYTDGACSGNPGPGGWGVHGRYGEQMADQMGWAPQTTNNRMEMLAAIHALEPLPEGSRVKIITDSAYVKDGITKWIHGWKVRGWKKSDGNTVLNVDLWKRLDAARQNRDVTWQWIKGHAGHAGNEQADRLARNAITQGQAGALEPDSAG
- the kdsB gene encoding 3-deoxy-manno-octulosonate cytidylyltransferase; the encoded protein is MFSPQRAPRVLAVIPARWASSRFPGKPLVEIAGKIMIQRVWEQASRAACVDAVVIATDDARIEQACHARGMPVVMTRDDHPTGTDRLAEVAQQQEADIYLNVQGDEPLINPDTIDAVAQCLLDALPRGIGLATAYMDGASQAQKASPSTVHLVPSMDGCVITFSRLPVPLDFQASFDHKVHVGLYAFTRDALMEFVALERGPVERAESIEPLRFIERGKRIACVKVPGGSVGVDHPEDVTRVEALLKRHGLA
- a CDS encoding NAD-dependent epimerase, which encodes MRVLITGAAGFIGSALSRKLLDRGDEVIGIDNLNDYYDVTLKQARLARHVEHPAYTDLRVDLEDSQAVAQVFATHKPQRVVNLAAQAGVRYSLVNPHAYINANVVGFLNILEGCRNHDVEHLVYASTSSVYGANTNMPFSEHSGTQHPVSLYAATKKSNEMMAHAYSHIFRLPVTGLRFFTVYGPWGRPDMALFMFTRKMLAGEPIDVFNHGRHMRDFTYIDDIVNGVERVLDKIAQPNEAWTGQNPDPATSLSPYRIYNIGNNEPVELMRYIEVLESTLGIAAKKNFLPLQKGDVPDTYADVSNLVEDIGYRPQTTVEEGIGKFVAWYRDYYQV